ATGGGATCTCTTAAGCTTGGAGCAGGTGCAAAGCCACTGCCACACATAAACATCTTCTCCAGAAGAAAGGAAATAGATTTTTTCTTAATCGGGTTGTGGTTACCTAGCAACACATCTTTCAGTTTGTATAGTATGAGCTTGGTGTTTGGTGACAGATCCCCGTTGTTTACGGTAGCAGTCCTGTTAACCTCCAAGCtcgatggacaattgaggaatctGTCCAATGGCAAGTTGGCTCTATCTTCTTCACCCATCTCCGATCCAACACTAGTTTTGGACTTGGACTTGGACTTGCGTGAGAGTAGCTTTTTTAGTTCTTTTTGTAATTTGTTAACGTCTTCAACAGTGAAATCAGATAATCTGTCTGAGGAGTCCAGATTCGGAGGCTGATCATCTCTCTGAGGTTCTTCCTTCAACTCATTATTTCCAAATGTGCCAATTGACAGCAATGCACGTGGCTGCTCACTCTGTTCTTCCAGAGTATCAGGCATGCAATCATCTGAAGAACATATTAGTAGATATGAGTTTACGCTCAATAATGCGATGTGACGGTTGATTGATACTATAACACATCTTTGCATGAAAATTCCCTAGTAAATAATACAAAACAAGAATCTAAGAGCTAGCATGTTTTAACTGTTAAGACTATGTTCACCTAATCAATTAAGATGCCATAGAATTTGAGTGAGTTTAGCTTATCATGATTTTGTTTTTCAATTGTTTAATGACTATGTATGAATTCCTTTATGCGATGTCAATGGTTGTCTTGACGTATCTTGTGATTTGTCTGCATTCATGGATGCCTTGCTCCTTAGGGATGTTATACCTTAATACTAATGTTAGTTATTTCCTAATATCTTAAGTTTTTAGAGtaagcaacaaaaattcaaatatttaaaatgTAGGATAATATTTTTGAGTGCAGTTGAGTGAAAACACATTTTGAGAAACAGAAGTGTTTCGATAAAGATAAAAAAACTGAGTATCATAGCAACATATACATCTTTTTcattctaaaagaaaataaatttttaaagaaaagaacaatATATGGAGAACCAACGAAAACAAATTAAGCAGCATATCTTTTCATGAGAGATGAAAGCATCACTTACAACGGGCCGAGCTCATTCCTGCATCAAATCTCTTCTTCTCCTGCCTCCCATTGAACTTGTTTTGCACCCAGCTAAAGATCTAATCCAAGGAATAAcatcaaaaccaaaattccagcAGGCTTAAAAGCTAGTTCAAGTGTTTTCTGGTCCTTACTCTCATGGTTTCAATCCAACCAAACAGCAATATGCCTTTGAGGATCACTTGACAGGAGAAATTAGACCCAAAAGCCTTCCTTGTTCTTGTCCAAGAATGTGAAAGTATGTGGGCACCCCACTGCAGTGGATAAAattgaagaaaagaaagagaggaCGGTTAAATAGACAGAAAGGAATTCTCTAGTAGCAGATGACTAATCTCCATTCCCCATTGGAATAGTTAAAGGTCCAATTCCCTAGATGAATACTTCAACTCCtgaagataaattttttttagtcTTTTAGATTGCTGAATCCTTCTCCGGCAACTGGTCCGGCAGCCCTCAGAACAATACTTCTGTAAAGAaacaggaagaaaaaaaaaaagtaaccatgaaaaataaaatccttgCAGATACATGTTCAAGTGATAAATCCAAATTGCAACTTTGCAGCGCTAAACATTAACCAATTGTTTTTCTAGTATTCTGGAAATTTTTCATCCATTATCCAAAATGGTCTaagaaatattcctaatttgctaCCAAACCAGCACTTATAAAAAGacaaaaaagaaggaaaaaaaatgaaagagttTTGATTTGAGCCAACTTGGAATGCATGACAAAAATTTTGATTGCTGTGGCATAGCCTAGAAAGATTTTTTGCTTCAACCATTGACTAAAATTTCCGTAAGTGCCAACTTACATGTTGATAGTTGTTGATTAAGGTTGTATTTATTTGGATGGAAAGCTAAAAGGGGAAGAGAAAAGCTCATAAAAATATGTATGAAGCTCCATCATTACGTACCATTTTCATGTCACTTTCCTTATATCTTCCATCTAAGTAATCTGACTCGACGACGACGACGGCAATATATAATTAACTACATTTGTATAACGACGTGATGAATCACATGCACATGCATAGACATCCTCTTATGTGATTGCATGGAGCTGTTCAAGACAATGTTTAGTAGATTGTGGATATAATCTTCTCTTGTAGGCACATGTACTCTTCTTGTATGCTTCATGCCGCCCCAACCTGCCAATCTCATGCCAAGAAAACCAACATAGGACATGAAAGGTTACAAAACATAACACTTCTTGCATCCCAAGTTCCTCTATGTTGAACATTTCCTGTCAAATTAACTCAACACTTTTTTCTCTTCTAAGCCTGCTTCTACCTTGGCTGCCAATTATAATTTCATATTACATCAATGTTTTTGCATGTAATTATGTATTAAGCCACTGATAATTGTGCTAGGCTTCTAAAGAATGATTTAGTGACCTTAGGCTTCTGAGATAGCACTCAACTACTCTAATTGCCAGGATGGTAAGGACAACCAAATTGCagattgaaaataaattttatgatgaacaactatatttaaattTGTCCCATCAAACTTCCTATGTGTGGCACTAGATCTTAGAAATGGTACACTTGGAATCACAACAAACTGCAAGTTTCTATACCAGTAGATCCAATACTATGTTCCCTGAACCTTACAAGTCTATGAGAATTTGGCTACAAATCCATAACAATTATTAACAGTCgacttaaatttaagtttttcatttGTGTTATATGCTATACATTGATGGTGTGGTTGAGCCTTGCCTACTTCTTAAATCTACCAAATTAAGATATATAATCCTTCCCCAGCTCTATGAGCGTGTGGTCAGGATAACACTAGCTCGTGCTTATCACTCAGAATACTGATGCTAGAAAACAATTTGACATTACATCGTCCTTTATGAATCCACGTCGTTGGTCCATCCATATAGCTGGTGCCTATATTAATTAACCAAACTTTGCAGGGGACAGAATACATGATTAAGATAGATAATCTTACTTTAGGGTGAAGGATTAATCACGAGGATAACACTATTCAGATGCTTGCTCGGACACGTTTATGATGTTTAGGCCACAGAAGGGATCCAATTAGGGGAGTCTATTTCACCTACGGCCCTAAAAGGTGCATAAAAAAATGATGAAGCA
This window of the Zingiber officinale cultivar Zhangliang chromosome 3B, Zo_v1.1, whole genome shotgun sequence genome carries:
- the LOC122055697 gene encoding protein DEEPER ROOTING 1-like, which codes for MRIFSWVQNKFNGRQEKKRFDAGMSSARYDCMPDTLEEQSEQPRALLSIGTFGNNELKEEPQRDDQPPNLDSSDRLSDFTVEDVNKLQKELKKLLSRKSKSKSKTSVGSEMGEEDRANLPLDRFLNCPSSLEVNRTATVNNGDLSPNTKLILYKLKDVLLGNHNPIKKKSISFLLEKMFMCGSGFAPAPSLRDPIIESRMDKILRAILTKTICQHCSAPIPPKKYLENTPQEQAHKEEEECRRKSKWVKTDSEFIVLEI